The proteins below come from a single Pirellulales bacterium genomic window:
- a CDS encoding DinB family protein, whose amino-acid sequence MKTIDFIRKGLEGSAQGALLLIDDMKDAPLTFPTPRGGNHPLWVLGHMAHTEGEVIQHMMLGNANPVAHWGELFGMKSEPTADASRYPAFDEIREKFLELRGQTMKLLDSMSDADLDQPPKACPPQVKDFLNTYAQCFLVVIYNTMTHRGQVADARRAAGRKPLRM is encoded by the coding sequence ATGAAAACTATTGATTTTATTCGCAAAGGATTGGAAGGCAGCGCCCAGGGCGCTTTGCTCCTGATCGACGACATGAAAGACGCGCCGCTAACGTTTCCCACACCCCGCGGCGGCAATCATCCGCTGTGGGTCTTGGGCCACATGGCACATACGGAAGGGGAAGTGATTCAGCACATGATGCTCGGCAACGCCAACCCGGTGGCCCATTGGGGCGAACTGTTCGGCATGAAAAGCGAGCCCACCGCCGACGCCAGCCGCTATCCGGCCTTCGACGAAATCCGCGAAAAGTTTCTCGAACTGCGCGGCCAAACCATGAAACTGCTCGACTCCATGAGCGATGCCGATCTCGATCAGCCGCCGAAAGCGTGTCCGCCGCAAGTCAAAGATTTCCTGAACACCTATGCCCAATGCTTTCTGGTGGTCATTTACAACACCATGACCCACCGCGGCCAGGTGGCAGATGCCCGCCGCGCCGCAGGCCGTAAACCGCTCAGAATGTGA